In a genomic window of Ipomoea triloba cultivar NCNSP0323 chromosome 3, ASM357664v1:
- the LOC116013658 gene encoding dolichyl-diphosphooligosaccharide--protein glycosyltransferase subunit STT3A: MAVPSDSEAVQGSAATLRQAFGNVFSLLILILIGVMAFSIRLFSVIKYESVIHEFDPYFNYRVTQFLTKNGIYDFWNWFDDRTWYPLGRVIGGTVYPGLTLTAGTLWWILNSLNIPLSVETVCVFTAPIFSAFASWATYLLTKEVKGTGAGLMAAALLGMVPSYISRSVAGSYDNEAVAIFALIFTFYLYIKTLNTGSLFYATLNAIAYFYMVCSWGGYTFIINLIPMHALLCIVTGRYSPRLYIAYAPLVVLGTLLASLVPVVGFNAVMTSEHFASFLVFIIINVVALVYYIKGMLSPKMFKVAVTLVVSAGLIVCCAVVAVLIALVASSPTKGWSGRSLSLLDPTYASKYIPIIASVSEHQPPTWPSYFMDINVLAFLVPAGIVACFLPLSDASSFAVLYLVTSVYFSGVMVRLMLVLAPAACIMSGIALSQAFDVFTRSIKFPSPNASENPQINAGDTANADSKSDVVKAAKNEEPVKVRHSRKSKKEKDNVEKAPSSSRPEKRLLSLPPEFSVIGLLLLALLGAFYVVHSVWAAAEAYSAPSIVLTSHSHDGLHVFDDFREAYAWLSHNTDVDDKVASWWDYGYQTTAMANRTVIVDNNTWNNTHIATVGTAMSSPEKAAWEIFQSLDVKYVLVVFGGLVGYPSDDINKFLWMVRIGGGVFPHIKEPDYLRDGQYRIDSQATPTMLNCLMYKLSYYRFVETDGKGFDRVRRTEIGKKVFKLTHFEEVFTTHHWMVRIYKLKSPKNRIRGKTKKSKLSKSSSTSNSKRSKTRKKNPWQ, encoded by the exons ATGGCGGTCCCTTCAGACTCAGAAGCCGTTCAAGGATCGGCGGCAACTCTCCGTCAAGCTTTCGGAAATGTCTTCTCGCTTTTAATTCTAATTCTCATCGGCGTTATGGCTTTCTCGATCCGGCTATTCTCC GTGATCAAGTATGAGAGCGTGATTCATGAGTTTGATCCTTATTTCAATTACAGAGTTACTCAG TTTCTGACAAAGAATGGGATATATGACTTTTGGAACTGGTTTGACGATCGCACATG GTATCCCCTTGGACGTGTAATTGGTGGTACTGTTTATCCTGGATTGACATTGACAGCAGGCACTTTGTGGTG GATATTAAATTCTTTGAATATCCCTCTCTCTGTTGAAACTGTGTGTGTATTTACTGCTCCAATTTTCTCTGCTTTTGCTTCTTGGGCAACCTACCTTTTGACAAAG GAAGTTAAGGGAACTGGTGCAGGGCTGATGGCTGCTGCTCTTTTGGGCATG GTCCCTTCCTATATCTCTCGATCAGTGGCTGGCAGCTATGACAATGAAGCTGTGGCTATATTTGCCTTGATTTTCACCTTTTATCTTTATATAAAG ACATTAAATACAGGGTCCCTCTTTTATGCTACACTAAATGCCATTGCATACTTTTATATG GTTTGCTCTTGGGGAGGGTACACCTTTATTATCAACCTCATTCCAATGCATGCTCTTCTTTGCATTGTGACTGGCCGTTATTCTCCACGGCTATATATTGCTTATGCTCCACTG GTTGTGTTGGGAACATTATTGGCTTCATTGGTGCCTGTTGTTGGGTTTAATGCTGTTATGACTTCTGAACATTTTGCATCATTTTTA GTCTTCATTATTATCAATGTTGTTGCTCTTGTCTATTATATCAAAGGGATGCTCTCACCAAAAATGTTCAAAGTGGCTGTTACACTTGTTGTATCTGCTGGCCT GATAGTTTGCTGTGCCGTGGTGGCAGTACTAATTGCACTTGTTGCTTCGAGCCCAACAAAGGGGTGGAGTGGTCGAAGTCTCAGTTTGCTTGATCC AACTTATGCAAGCAAGTACATACCAATCATTGCCAGTGTTAGTGAACATCAGCCACCTACTTGGCCCTCTTACTTTATGGACATAAATGTATTGGCATTTTTGGTTCCTGCTGGTATTGTT GCATGTTTTTTGCCACTTTCAGATGCTAGCTCTTTTGCGGTTCTTTATCTTGTAACATCAGTATATTTTTCTGGTGTCATG GTGCGTCTAATGCTTGTACTTGCCCCAGCAGCATGCATTATGTCTGGAATTGCTCTTTCCCAAGCTTTTGATGTTTTTACTCGATCAATCAAATTCCCTTCACCTAATGCATCGGAAAATCCACAAATCAAT GCAGGGGATACTGCCAATGCTGACTCGAAGAGTGATGTAGTGAAGGCTGCTAAAAATGAAGAACCAGTAAAAGTTCGACATTCACGAAAAAGCAAGAAGGAAAAGGATAATGTTGAAAAAGCACCCAGCAGTTCCCGTCCTGAGAAGAGGCTTTTAAGTTTACCTCCGGAATTCTCTGTCATTGGTCTTCTTTTGCTAGCTTTGCTTGGTGCCTTCTATGTG GTTCACAGTGTCTGGGCAGCTGCAGAAGCATATTCAGCACCCTCTATTGTCTTAACCTCACATTCACATGACGGCCTTCATGTTTTTGATGACTTCAGAGAGGCTTATGCATGGCTGAGCCATAATACTGATGTAGATGATAAA GTTGCATCTTGGTGGGACTATGGCTATCAAACCACTGCCATGGCAAATCGCACTGTTATTGTTGACAATAACACCTGGAACAACACACACATTGCTACTGTGGGAACAGCCATGTCGTCACCTGAAAAGGCAGCATGGGAAATATTCCAGTCTTTGGATGTCAAATATGTTCTTGTTGTATTTGGAG GCCTTGTTGGGTACCCTAGTGATGATATCAACAAGTTCCTATGGATGGTTCGAATTGGAGGAGGGGTATTTCCTCACATCAAGGAACCTGATTATCTG AGGGATGGTCAGTACCGCATTGATTCTCAAGCCACTCCAACTATGCTAAACTGTCTCATGTACAAGCTGTCATATTACAG ATTTGTGGAGACAGATGGCAAGGGTTTTGATAGAGTTAGGCGGACTGAAATTGGAAAGAAAGTTTTTAAGCTCACTCACTTTGAGGAG GTATTCACCACACACCATTGGATGGTCCGGATATACAAACTAAAGTCCCCAAAGAACAGGATCCGTGGGAAGACAAAGAAATCTAAGTTGTCG AAGTCTAGCTCGACTAGCAACTCAAAGAGAAGCAAAACAAGAAAGAAGAATCCATGGCAGTAG